The sequence CGTCGGCGGTGCCAGCGTCTCCGGCGGCAAACTGCTGCGCGGCTCGGAGATCGGGCACATGAAGCTCGACCGGCTCGACCGGCCCTGCCCGTGCGGGCGGACCGGCTGCTGGGAGGTCGCCGTCGGGCTCCAGGCCTTCCTGGACGCGGCCGCCGACCCGACGGACCGGGTGCACGACCTCTCCGTCGACCTGGCCGAACGCCTCGGCGACCTGCTCGACCGGGCCGACGCGGGTGACCCCAGAACCCTCGCCGCTCTCGCCGGTCTCGCCGAGGACCTCGCCCTCGGGCTCAGCATCCTGGTGGACGTCCTCAATCCGCCCAGGATCGTTCTCGGCGGGTACTTCGCGGTGTTCGGCCGCTATCTGGTGGAGCCCGCACAGCAGATCCTGGACGGGCGCAGGATCGCGCCCACCACCGAGCGGGTGATCGTGGCCGCCTCGACGCTGGGGCTCTCCAACGCCGCGCGGGGCGGCGCACTGCTGGCCCTCGCGGGCATCTTCCAGGACCCTTCCGTCGTTCCGGTCCGGCCGGCCCCGGAGAACGACGACGCCTGGCACTGACCCTGCTCCGATGTGCCCGAACGTCGGGCTCCTCGACCGACCGACCGCGCAATCCGCCTGTCCGGCCGCCCAGTTGCATCCCGAGGACCACCCGTCCGGCCCCCGGCCGGCACGGCGGACCGACCTGCCCGCACCTGTGCGGCGGCCGGCCCGACCGGCACCCCGCAGCCACCGGGCGAGCCCTTGACAGTCGCGACGTCCCCTGCCACCGTTTGATCGCAGTTGCTCTCTGACGCATGTTTTCAAGCAACTTCAGTCAGGGGTCTTTCAAGCAACTTCAGTCAGGTCCGAGTCGGATCGGTCCGAGGGACACCGGATGCCCCCCGGACCACCGCTCCTCGTCCGACCCCCCGGGCTCCCGGAGCCGGACGTCCCCCTTCACGGCCGCCGATCGCCGTAGCCCCGCCCGACCGCCGCCGTGCCGACAGGCACCCGGCGGCCCACGCGGAATCCCGAGCGGCGGTCCTGGTCGGCCCTCCCCCACCAGCGCGTTGTCCCCCCAAGGAGCTCTCGTGTCATCCCCGCCGCGCAGAATCCTCGCCACCGCCCTCGCCGCCGCCCTGCTCGGGGCCGGCGCCGCCGCCACCCCGCCCGCAGCCGCGTCGACCCCCGACCGCGCCGGCTACACGATCAGCGTCGGCTCCCCCGTCCCGTACCCGCACCCGACGGACACCCCCGCCGTCCCGTACACCGACAAGGACGGCACCTTCTGGTTCCAGCAGTCGGCCGCCCTGTACGGCACCAAGGAGCCCAGGTACTGGGACTTCTTCACCGGGACCGACTTCGACACCGCCTCCCGGTCGAGCAGCGTGAGCGACGCGGTGAATCCGGCCAACCCCAGCGACCGGAACAACGACACGACCTGGCGGTGCAACAACAGCCCCACCGGCCTCACGTCGAGCTTCGCCGTCGGCAGCGCCAGCTACTCGCAGAAGAACTTCTGCGACCTGTCGGGCATCTGGGTCGACCCGGACACCGGTGACTGGTACGGCCTGGTGCACAACGAGTTCACCCCGCAACCCTTCGGCGACGGCCTCCACTTCGACGCCATCGACTACGCGGTCTCCGCCGACCAGGGCCGCACGTGGACCATCAGGGACCACGTGATCACCTCGCCGTTCAGCACCGTCCGGGGCGACACCACGCAGTTCCCCAACCAGACCTACCACTACGGCGACGGCGACCAGCGCCTGTTCGTCGACACCGCCTCGGGCTACTTCTACGTCTTCTACGGCTCGCGCATCGTCGACAAGAGCGGCGGCTGGAAGGCCTTCCACGAGCACGTGGCCCGGGCGCCGATCTCCGGCAAGATGGCGCCCTCCAGCTGGCAGAAGTGGTACGACGGTGCCTGGTCCCAGGCCGGAGTCGGCGGCAAGGAAAGCAACATGGTGCCGGTCGGCGCCTCCAGCGCCACCGGCTACACCCCGGTCGCGGGCGAGTACGACCCGGCGAACACCGGCACCTCGGCCCAGCAGATCGCCGCGGGCACGATGCCGGCGACCTCACCACTGTTCGTCATGGACATCACCTACAACGCGTACCTGGGCCTGTACATCGGCGAGCCGCAGGACGTCGACCAGAGCGGGAACGCACCCCAGCAGTACTACGCCACCGACAATCTGGCCACCCAGAAGTGGTACCCGATCGGCAACAGCGGCAGCTACCGCACCGCCTCCTGGTACCGCTGGTTCCTCGACAGCGCGAACCGCACCAGCTCCGGCATCGTCGGCAAGAACTTCCGCACCTACTGCGCCTTCGGCTGCTCGGGCGGCGCCTCGGGCGAGTACGTGGACGTGAGCATCGGCTCGTCCGCACCCGCCCCGGCCCCGGTCGACCCGACCAAGGCCTACCGGATCTCCGGCGGCAACGGCCGGATCCTCGCCCAGGTCCCCGGGAGCTCGGCCACCACCTCGGTCGCCACGGCCACCGCCTCCGCGCTGCAGGCCTGGGTCTTCACCGGCAACGGCGACGGCTCCTACCGGATCACCAACGCCTCGACCGGGAAACTGCTCGGCGTCGACGCCTCCTCGAAGGCGGGCCGCGCGTGGGGTGCCAAGCCGATCGTCACCGCCGCCGGTACGAGCGGCCCCGGCGTCGGGCAGCAGTGGTTCGTCGTCCCCGGAACGTCCGCGGGCAACGGGTCCGCCTCCGGAACGTACCGCCTGGTCAACCGCTACAGCGGCCTGGTGATCGGGCTGTCCACGGACTCCGCCCGCGCGTCCGAGACCACGCCGACCCGCACCTGGAGCAACACCACGGGCAGCCCGGTCGGCGGGACGCGCGGCGCGGCCGAGCAGACCCTGACGCTGACCCGGACCGGCCCCGCGCCCGCGATCGTCACCGTCAACGACCCCGGCGCCCGGTCCACCAAGGTCAACACCCCCGTCAGCCTGCAGATCCAGGCGGACTCCGGCGGCGCCGGCACCCTCGGCTACAGCGCCGACGGCCTGCCCACCGGCCTGACGATCAACGCCGGAACCGGACTGATCACCGGCACCGCCACGACCGCCGGCGTCTACACCACCACGGTCACCGCCACCGCCGGAACCACCACCGGCAGCACCACCTTCACCTGGACCGTCACCGCCGCGCTCGGCGGCCCCCACACCCTCACCGCCTCCGGCAAGGCCCTCGACGACCCCAACCACTCCACCACCCCCGGCACCCAGCTCATCACCTACACCCCGGGCACCGGCACCAACCAGAAATGGATCTTCACTCAGCAGGCCGACGGCACGTACCGCGTCGCCAACGCGGAGTCCGGCCTCTGCATGGACGTCAACGGCGGATCCACCACCGCCGGCACGGCCGTCATCCAGTGGACCTGCACCACCGGAGCCAACCAGCGCTGGACCCTGACCCCCACCACCGGCGGCGGCTACAAGATCGTCTCCAAGAGCAGCGGACTCCTCCTCACCACCGCCTCCACCACCGACGGAGCCCTCGTCACCCAGCAGCCGGACACCGACTCGGCGCTCCAGCGCTGGACCGTCGACTAGCACCCTCGGACACGCCGCACCCTCGGACACACAGAGACGGGGCAGGGGCCTCCCGGCCGGATCGGACACACCGTCCGCACCGGCCGGGAGGCCGGCCGGCGCCGGCCCCGGGCGCGGACCCCTACTCCTGCGGAGGACCGGAACCGGCAACAGGAGCGGTTGCGGCCGGCAGGGCGGCGCGGATGTCACCGAGCAGCTCCGGCACTCCCCGGCCCGGAGCCGTCCCGCCGCCCAGACCTTCGAGCAGATCCGCGGGGAGCCTCGCGAGCACCTGTTCCGCCTCGCT comes from Streptomyces sp. TLI_053 and encodes:
- a CDS encoding RICIN domain-containing protein, which codes for MSSPPRRILATALAAALLGAGAAATPPAAASTPDRAGYTISVGSPVPYPHPTDTPAVPYTDKDGTFWFQQSAALYGTKEPRYWDFFTGTDFDTASRSSSVSDAVNPANPSDRNNDTTWRCNNSPTGLTSSFAVGSASYSQKNFCDLSGIWVDPDTGDWYGLVHNEFTPQPFGDGLHFDAIDYAVSADQGRTWTIRDHVITSPFSTVRGDTTQFPNQTYHYGDGDQRLFVDTASGYFYVFYGSRIVDKSGGWKAFHEHVARAPISGKMAPSSWQKWYDGAWSQAGVGGKESNMVPVGASSATGYTPVAGEYDPANTGTSAQQIAAGTMPATSPLFVMDITYNAYLGLYIGEPQDVDQSGNAPQQYYATDNLATQKWYPIGNSGSYRTASWYRWFLDSANRTSSGIVGKNFRTYCAFGCSGGASGEYVDVSIGSSAPAPAPVDPTKAYRISGGNGRILAQVPGSSATTSVATATASALQAWVFTGNGDGSYRITNASTGKLLGVDASSKAGRAWGAKPIVTAAGTSGPGVGQQWFVVPGTSAGNGSASGTYRLVNRYSGLVIGLSTDSARASETTPTRTWSNTTGSPVGGTRGAAEQTLTLTRTGPAPAIVTVNDPGARSTKVNTPVSLQIQADSGGAGTLGYSADGLPTGLTINAGTGLITGTATTAGVYTTTVTATAGTTTGSTTFTWTVTAALGGPHTLTASGKALDDPNHSTTPGTQLITYTPGTGTNQKWIFTQQADGTYRVANAESGLCMDVNGGSTTAGTAVIQWTCTTGANQRWTLTPTTGGGYKIVSKSSGLLLTTASTTDGALVTQQPDTDSALQRWTVD